In Juglans regia cultivar Chandler chromosome 13, Walnut 2.0, whole genome shotgun sequence, the following proteins share a genomic window:
- the LOC108979097 gene encoding pentatricopeptide repeat-containing protein At1g60770 isoform X2: MGSRRYSEEASRPQALLPCTQETMTKRGMNKMVSDHAIHLDLVAKTRGIAAAENYFIDLPESSKNHLCYGALLNCYCKELMTEEAEALMEKMKELNLPLSAMPYNSLLTLYTKTGQPEKIPAIIQEMKASNIMLDSYTYNVWMRALAAVNDIAETERVIDEMKRDGRVAGDWTTYSNLASIYVDAGLFDKAEKALKELEKRNVCRELTAYQFLITLYGRTGNLIEVFRVWRSLRLAFPKTANISYLNMIQTLVKLKDLPGAEKCFREWESGRSTYDIRIANALIGAYAKEGLLEKAEDLKERARRSGAKPNAKTWEIFLDYYLKSGEFKLAVDCVANAISIGRGDGGKWLPSSVVVRSLMEHFEQEKDVDGAEGFLEILKKAVDNVGAEALESLIRTYAAAGRTSPVIRRWLKMENVEVNEACMKLLEKISVE; the protein is encoded by the exons ATGGGAAGTCGGCGATACTCTGAAGAAGCTTCGCGACCGCAAGCTCTACTACCCTGCACTCAAG AAACTATGACTAAAAGGGGAATGAATAAGATGGTCAGTGATCATGCCATACATCTGGATCTAGTTGCCAAAACACGAGGTATTGCTGCTGCAGAAAACTATTTCATTGATCTTCCTGAATCATCAAAAAATCATCTCTGTTATGGTGCTCTCCTCAATTGTTACTGCAAGGAACTGATGACTGAAGAAGCAGAAGCTCTCATGGAAAAGATGAAGGAACTCAACCTTCCTTTAAGCGCTATGCCTTATAACAGCCTTTTGACCCTTTACACAAAAACTGGGCAGCCTGAAAAGATCCCTGCCATCATACAGGAAATGAAGGCCTCCAATATTATGTTGGATTCTTATACATACAATGTCTGGATGAGGGCTCTTGCTGCTGTCAATGATATTGCTGAGACCGAAAGGGTTATTGATGAAATGAAGAGGGATGGCCGAGTTGCTGGAGATTGGACAACATATAGCAACTTAGCATCGATATATGTTGATGCTGGCTTATTTGACAAGGCAGAAAAAGCACTCAAGGAATTGGAGAAGAGAAATGTCTGCAGAGAGCTCACTGCTTACCAGTTCCTAATTACGTTGTATGGCCGAACGGGGAACCTGATTGAAGTTTTTCGGGTATGGCGTTCTTTGAGGCTGGCTTTTCCTAAAACTGCAAACATAAGCTATCTCAATATGATTCAGACACTTGTAAAGTTAAAAGACTTACCGGGAGCAGAGAAGTGTTTCAGGGAGTGGGAATCTGGACGCTCAACTTATGATATTCGCATTGCAAATGCTTTGATAGGAGCTTACGCAAAAGAAGGTTTGCTAGAGAAGGCCGAGGATCTTAAGGAGCGGGCTCGCCGGAGTGGGGCTAAACCTAATGCTAAAACTTGGGAGATATTTTTGGATTACTATTTGAAAAGTGGGGAATTCAAATTGGCAGTTGACTGTGTTGCCAATGCAATATCTATTGGTAGGGGGGATGGTGGTAAGTGGCTCCCTTCATCTGTGGTTGTTAGAAGTTTGATGGAGCATTTTGAGCAAGAGAAAGATGTTGATGGTGCAGAAGGTTTTCTTGAGATTTTGAAGAAGGCTGTGGATAATGTAGGGGCAGAGGCTCTTGAGTCACTAATAAGAACATATGCAGCTGCTGGAAGGACAAGCCCTGTAATACGTCGTTGGCTGAAAATGGAGAATGTTGAGGTGAATGAGGCCTGCATGAAGTTGCTCGAGAAAATATCTGTTGAGTGA
- the LOC108979097 gene encoding pentatricopeptide repeat-containing protein At1g60770 isoform X1 yields the protein MSVHQFQFGRSKSVAKRSKKYLEEALYTRLFREGSEEASVRHKLNQFLKSRKRVYKWEVGDTLKKLRDRKLYYPALKLSETMTKRGMNKMVSDHAIHLDLVAKTRGIAAAENYFIDLPESSKNHLCYGALLNCYCKELMTEEAEALMEKMKELNLPLSAMPYNSLLTLYTKTGQPEKIPAIIQEMKASNIMLDSYTYNVWMRALAAVNDIAETERVIDEMKRDGRVAGDWTTYSNLASIYVDAGLFDKAEKALKELEKRNVCRELTAYQFLITLYGRTGNLIEVFRVWRSLRLAFPKTANISYLNMIQTLVKLKDLPGAEKCFREWESGRSTYDIRIANALIGAYAKEGLLEKAEDLKERARRSGAKPNAKTWEIFLDYYLKSGEFKLAVDCVANAISIGRGDGGKWLPSSVVVRSLMEHFEQEKDVDGAEGFLEILKKAVDNVGAEALESLIRTYAAAGRTSPVIRRWLKMENVEVNEACMKLLEKISVE from the exons ATGTCGGTGCACCAGTTTCAGTTCGGGCGCTCGAAGAGCGTTGCGAAGCGTTCGAAGAAGTACTTGGAAGAAGCGCTGTACACGAGGCTCTTCAGGGAAGGTAGCGAGGAGGCGAGCGTTCGGCACAAGCTCAACCAGTTCCTCAAGAGCCGCAAACGAGTCTACAAATGGGAAGTCGGCGATACTCTGAAGAAGCTTCGCGACCGCAAGCTCTACTACCCTGCACTCAAG CTTTCAGAAACTATGACTAAAAGGGGAATGAATAAGATGGTCAGTGATCATGCCATACATCTGGATCTAGTTGCCAAAACACGAGGTATTGCTGCTGCAGAAAACTATTTCATTGATCTTCCTGAATCATCAAAAAATCATCTCTGTTATGGTGCTCTCCTCAATTGTTACTGCAAGGAACTGATGACTGAAGAAGCAGAAGCTCTCATGGAAAAGATGAAGGAACTCAACCTTCCTTTAAGCGCTATGCCTTATAACAGCCTTTTGACCCTTTACACAAAAACTGGGCAGCCTGAAAAGATCCCTGCCATCATACAGGAAATGAAGGCCTCCAATATTATGTTGGATTCTTATACATACAATGTCTGGATGAGGGCTCTTGCTGCTGTCAATGATATTGCTGAGACCGAAAGGGTTATTGATGAAATGAAGAGGGATGGCCGAGTTGCTGGAGATTGGACAACATATAGCAACTTAGCATCGATATATGTTGATGCTGGCTTATTTGACAAGGCAGAAAAAGCACTCAAGGAATTGGAGAAGAGAAATGTCTGCAGAGAGCTCACTGCTTACCAGTTCCTAATTACGTTGTATGGCCGAACGGGGAACCTGATTGAAGTTTTTCGGGTATGGCGTTCTTTGAGGCTGGCTTTTCCTAAAACTGCAAACATAAGCTATCTCAATATGATTCAGACACTTGTAAAGTTAAAAGACTTACCGGGAGCAGAGAAGTGTTTCAGGGAGTGGGAATCTGGACGCTCAACTTATGATATTCGCATTGCAAATGCTTTGATAGGAGCTTACGCAAAAGAAGGTTTGCTAGAGAAGGCCGAGGATCTTAAGGAGCGGGCTCGCCGGAGTGGGGCTAAACCTAATGCTAAAACTTGGGAGATATTTTTGGATTACTATTTGAAAAGTGGGGAATTCAAATTGGCAGTTGACTGTGTTGCCAATGCAATATCTATTGGTAGGGGGGATGGTGGTAAGTGGCTCCCTTCATCTGTGGTTGTTAGAAGTTTGATGGAGCATTTTGAGCAAGAGAAAGATGTTGATGGTGCAGAAGGTTTTCTTGAGATTTTGAAGAAGGCTGTGGATAATGTAGGGGCAGAGGCTCTTGAGTCACTAATAAGAACATATGCAGCTGCTGGAAGGACAAGCCCTGTAATACGTCGTTGGCTGAAAATGGAGAATGTTGAGGTGAATGAGGCCTGCATGAAGTTGCTCGAGAAAATATCTGTTGAGTGA
- the LOC108979077 gene encoding alpha carbonic anhydrase 7-like, whose amino-acid sequence MKLVTQFLFCYFLIIVLVLHSSWPATSHEVDDEREFDYSEKSGKGPSQWGEIHPEWSLCKYGSMQSPIDLLNERVEIVSHLGRLNRNYRPSNATLKNRGHDMMLEWEGGAGNIKINGTQYVLMQIHWHSPTEHAINGRKFDLEMHMVHESSDGKVAVVGIMYTIGRPDSFLLSIRHLLSAVAGNRENVTAVGIVDPKNIKIGSRKYYRYIGSLTTPPCNENVVWTIVRKVRTVTREQIRLLRGAVHDDSETNARPLQPINRRSVYLYIPSHEVED is encoded by the exons ATGAAGCTTGTAACCCAATTCTTGTTTTGCTATTTCTTAATCATTGTTCTTGTTTTGCATTCATCCTGGCCTGCAACATCTCATGAAGTTG ATGATGAACGAGAATTTGACTACAGTGAGAAAAGTGGAAAGGGACCGTCTCAATGGGGAGAGATTCACCCTGAATGGAGCCTGTGCAAATATGGATCAATGCAATCTCCGATTGATTTGCTGAATGAAAGGGTGGAAATAGTTTCCCATTTAGGGAGACTTAATCGGAATTACCGTCCCTCTAATGCCACTCTAAAAAATCGAGGCCATGACATGATG CTGGAATGGGAAGGCGGCGCaggaaatattaaaataaatggtaCTCAATATGTACTCATGCAGATCCATTGGCACTCACCCACTGAACATGCTATCAATGGCCGGAAATTTGATCTAGAGATGCACATGGTCCATGAGAGTTCCGATGGAAAAGTTGCTGTGGTTGGAATTATGTACACGATTGGACGCCCTGATTCTTTCTTGTTATCg ATAAGGCATCTGTTGTCAGCCGTTGCCGGTAACAGAGAAAACGTGACAGCGGTGGGAATCGTCGACCCAAAGAACATAAAGATAGGCAGTAGAAAGTATTACAGATATATTGGGTCCCTTACAACTCCCCCTTGTAATGAAAATGTTGTATGGACCATCGTGAGAAAG GTGAGGACTGTTACACGAGAACAAATTAGGTTGCTTCGCGGGGCCGTTCATGAT GATTCAGAGACAAATGCAAGACCACTACAACCAATAAATAGGCGCTcagtatatctatatataccaAGTCATGAAGTGGAAGATTAA